Part of the Brevinematia bacterium genome, GATGGTGGTAAAGATCAAGGTAGGAGATGGAGAAGATTAAGGTAGTTGTAGATGTTTCAAAGGATGGCAATTTCATACTTAAGGGATACGTTGATGATAGAGAGTTTTTGTTTTCCTCAAAATACTTTCCTTTGAGTGAAGCGGAGAAACTTGTAGATAGGATTGAAGTTAAAAATCCAACTGTGGTGGTTGTAGGTGCAGGAAATCCTTATGTAATCTATTTTCTCTCAAAGAGATACTCTGACAGGAACATAGTGGTTCTTGAGCCCTTTGAGAGCGTATTTAGCACTTTAAGGTCTCATAAAGAATTAAGTAGGTTAATATCCTCTAGTAATGTTAGATTAGAGTTAGTTGAGAGTGAATTTAAGCTGGTTGAGATTTTGGGGGAGATAGGGTATTTTGATTTGTATGTTCACCCACAATATAGGGGTTTGTTTAGTTTTATTCAGGATTGGGAGAAGGTGATTAAGAAGGTGATGGGTAATCTGGAGATAAACAGAAATACTCTCAAGAGATTTGGGAATGTGTGGGTGAAAAATTTGCTTCTTTCTATTCATAGTGTGATTAAAACAAAAGGTGTGAGGAAGTTGTTTGGAGCTTTTGGGGGGATGGATGCAGTAGTTGTGGGTGCAGGGCCTTCGTTAGACAGAGATATTGAGAGATTGAAATTGCTTTACCAAAGCTGTGTTGTAATATCTGTAGACACGAGCTGGGGATATCTGGTTTCTAATTCGGTTATACCTGATATAGTTGTTACTGTAGATCCGCAACTGAGAAATTTCATTTACATTCTACAGAGTAAGTGCTACGGTGATACCATATTTGTGTGTGATAGTATGTATTCTGCTATAATTTATGACTTTGTTCCAACCCAAAATGTCTTCACCTTTGATTCTCCGCTCAAGCTTTGGAACCTTGTTAAGAGGGAATTTGGGATAGAAAAAGGGGAAGTAATGGTTGGTGGTTCGGTAGTGTGTAGTGCTATTGATCTAGCCAATAGGATTGGGTGTAGTAGAGTGTTGCTTTTTGGAGTTGATTTGAGTTTCCCTCGTAAAAGAGTTTATGCGAAGGGGAACTTCTGTGAAGTGGAGAACTTCATAAGTTCAAATGTTTTTTCTCCTTATGATGGGTGGAAGTTACTTTCAAGATACCCGCTTTTAGAGAGGATTTCAAAGAGTAAGGTGAGAGTATTTACGGATCCGAGAATGTTGACTTTTAAGGAGTGGATGGAAAGCTATGT contains:
- a CDS encoding 6-hydroxymethylpterin diphosphokinase MptE-like protein; the protein is MEKIKVVVDVSKDGNFILKGYVDDREFLFSSKYFPLSEAEKLVDRIEVKNPTVVVVGAGNPYVIYFLSKRYSDRNIVVLEPFESVFSTLRSHKELSRLISSSNVRLELVESEFKLVEILGEIGYFDLYVHPQYRGLFSFIQDWEKVIKKVMGNLEINRNTLKRFGNVWVKNLLLSIHSVIKTKGVRKLFGAFGGMDAVVVGAGPSLDRDIERLKLLYQSCVVISVDTSWGYLVSNSVIPDIVVTVDPQLRNFIYILQSKCYGDTIFVCDSMYSAIIYDFVPTQNVFTFDSPLKLWNLVKREFGIEKGEVMVGGSVVCSAIDLANRIGCSRVLLFGVDLSFPRKRVYAKGNFCEVENFISSNVFSPYDGWKLLSRYPLLERISKSKVRVFTDPRMLTFKEWMESYVRENGVRLINLSNEGLRIEGEITLEDAYVPKNNRDRITEVKSSLIGVEEGDRGVGDASRRFRERVGKIIKVMDEGGIQALVDLLEKDELLKSLIELGLQSILLGDYSEEDFLAELRREVEYLRRLQLFTAF